The Neoarius graeffei isolate fNeoGra1 chromosome 12, fNeoGra1.pri, whole genome shotgun sequence genome window below encodes:
- the LOC132895313 gene encoding cyclin-dependent kinase 9 isoform X2: MIPRYRAIKAVKVKTVSATRVVQIWQHFKLGCCNIVYIKQYAKRSQCCEQQVSYFEHKVASPRRNRELNEECQCMDLLPFLYIYSFPGTSPPPSDRIGEDPGRSDISGILHRDMKAANVLITRDGVLKLADFGLARAFSLAKNSQGNRYTNRVVTLWYRPPELLLGERDYGPPIDLWGAGCIMAEMWTRSPIMQGNTEQHQLTLISQLCGSITAEVWPGVDKKYELYQKMELPKGQKRKVKERLKAYVKDPYALDLIDKLLVLDPAQRVDSDDALNHDFFWSDPMPSDLKHMLSTHNTSMFEYLAPPRRRGHMPQQPANQNRNPATASQSEFDRVF; this comes from the exons ATGATACCGCGATATAGAGCAATTAAAGCAGTGAAAGTAAAAACGGTATCAGCAACTCGGGTTGTGCAGATATGGCAGCACTTCAAATTGGGCTGTTGTAATATAGTGTATATAAAACAATATGCAAAAAGGTCCCAGTGCTGCGAGCAGCAGGTCAGCTACTTTGAACATAAAGTTGCCTCACCTCGGCGCAACCGTGAATTGAATGAAGAAtgtcagtgtatggatctactccCCTTCTTGTACATTTATTCCTTTCCAGGGACTTCGCCGCCTCCTTCGGATCGGATCGGCGAAGATCCTGGGCGCTCCGACATCTCGGGG ATTTTGCATAGAGACATGAAGGCAGCAAACGTGCTCATCACAAGGGATGGTGTGCTGAAACTTGCTGATTTTGGCCTGGCAAGAGCTTTCAGTCTGGCAAAAAACAGCCAGGGCAATCGCTACACCAACAGAGTAGTGACACTGTGGTACCGACCTCCAGAGCTCCTGCTGG GAGAGCGTGATTACGGGCCACCCATTGATCTGTGGGGTGCAGGGTGTATCATGGCTGAAATGTGGACCAGGAGCCCCATCATGCAGGGAAACACAGAACAGCACCAGCTCACTCTGATTAGCCAGCTGTGTGGATCCATAACGGCTGAA GTGTGGCCTGGCGTGGATAAAAAATACGAGTTGTACCAGAAGATGGAGTTGCCTAAAGGGCAGAAGCGAAAGGTAAAAGAGCGTCTGAAGGCGTATGTTAAAGACCCATATGCTCTGGATCTGATCGATAAGCTGTTGGTGCTGGATCCAGCGCAGCGTGTGGACAGTGACGATGCTCTCAACCATGACTTCTTCTGGTCTGATCCCATGCCCTCTGACCTCAAGcatatgctctccacacacaatACATCCATGTTCGAATACCtggcccccccacggcgccgcgGTCACATGCCCCAacagccagccaatcagaaccgcAACCCAGCTACAGCCAGCCAGTCGGAGTTTGACCGTGTTTTCTGA